The DNA region TAGGCATGCTTTTTAATTTATTTAATGATTTCATATATTCCATCAGGATCATTAACTATATAATCATATTTTGAATTAATTATTTCTGATTCTGTAGCATAACCCCATTTTACTAATATTGCTCTTATCTCATTATTATGAGCACTAATAATATCTTCTTCTCTATCACCAATCATTATTGTAATGTTTTTATCTATTTTATAATCGAATAATAATTCCTTTATTATATTGGACTTTGTATTGTTCAAATCAGCACCATATATATTTATAAAATACTTTTTCATGTTAAACATAATCAATATTTTATCCGCTATTTCTTTTTGCTTATTTGTTGCTATATATAAACGATGCTTTTGTTTATGCATATATATTATTAACTTATCAACATCTTTATATAGTTTATTTTCCTTATATCCAATTGAAAAATATCTTTCACGATATAATGTAATAGCATTATTAATCAACGATTCATCATTCGTATTTAATATTTGACTGAATATAACTTTTAGACTTGGACCAATATAACTTCTACCTTGATTAAATGAAATACATTTATATTTCATTTTATTTAATGCATAATTTATACTATTAATTATACCGCTACTTGAATCTGATATTGTTCCATCCAAATCAAATATTATATTCATATATCCCTTGCATGCCTAACAATTAATAAGCAGAAATCCCGATATCCATGATCATCCCGGCCATCCATGGAACGAATAGTAACGCGGATCAACGGAAAAGTCAAAAATATATATGCTGGAGTGTACGACTTCCTTTTGTGGTGAATTCCACCGCACGCATCGCCGCGCTATGTACGGTCGGCGGCATCGCTCACTCGATAAACACCGATAGATAAGGGCAATGCTCAGCGTGTCCTTGGATACGGCCAGCAAGAACTGGACTGAGTTAGACCTGTCCTTGGCTATGCTCAACAAGGACAAGGTTAAGTTCAGCTTGTCCAAGGATATGCTCAACAAGGACCAGGATATGCTCAGCTTGTCCGAGGATATGCGCAACAAGGACATAGGATAAGTTCAACTTGACCAAGGATATGTCCAGCAAGGACTAGGTTAAGTTCAGCTTGTCCAAGGATATGTCCAACAAGGACAATGCTGAGTTCGCTATATACTATTGTATTCTGGTGACAGTACAGGAGAACTTCGATATATACAAATATAAGTCAAATATACTGACATCATCGGTGTATGTGGGGGGTATGCTGTTGCGGCCGGGTAAGAGTTTCATTGAAATAATCGATCGCGCGGTATATAGTCATACCTGTAAGAGACAGAGGGAGTTTACTATGAAGCATATTATCATCATTGCCATGGCCGCGGCGGCGCTCAATGGCGGCTTTTTCCCCACATTCGGGGCAAAAGGCCCGACCGTTCAGTATACCTATACCCCCGAGCAGACGCGCCCGGGCTATTACGGCGAGATCACCATCGGTTTTGACAAGGCGGTCATACCGCTCTCCGACATCGACGCGATGACGGCTGCATATCGCAAAAAGCTCCGTATATCGTTCGCCCCTCCGCTCGCAGGTGAATTGACCGCGCTTGACAACCGGCAGGCGTCGTTCCGCTTCACGGAAGCGCCGCGGCGTTCAACATCGTATACGGTGACGGTGAATGCCGCCGAAATGAGATCGGTGAAAGGCGAAAAGATCTCCGCCGCCGTGAACGGGATGGCGCTTCCCGGGAAAGAGTTCTTCTTTGAAACACCGCGCATCGCAGTGAACGTGCGTTCTACCGGTGAACATCTTACTGCGCCGATCATCGTTGAGTTCACTATGCCCGTAACGGTGAAAGCGGTCAAGGAGCGTCTCTCCATTAAAACGCTCTTCGGGCTTTATACCGTGCAGTATGATATCGCGCCGCTCATCGTCACCAATATCGAGATCGTGAACGAGAAAGAAGTGACGAATATCGTTACGAGCGAAAGCGGATATCTCATTCAGCCGAAAGGGCTTTCCAAGGCGACGAAGTACACGCTTTCCGTGGGGAAGGACATACTCCCGGTGAACGGGAATCTCGGGATGAAGAACGACTACAAATACGAGTTCACTACCTATCAGCCGCTCAAGGTCGCGGACGATCACGGCGGATTCTTTGCCGGCCGCAGAAGCATGGCGCCCGATGACGCACTCGCCATCAGATTCAATAATGATCTGGCACCGCAGGACCTCCGCGCAGCGGTACGCATTGAACCGAATGTGAAGGTCCTCGATGTTGTGCAGGAGCCCCACGCACTCTCCCTGCGCGCCGAATTCGAAGGTGACAGGAGTTACACGGTAACGCTTCGCGGCCTTAAGGACGTATTCGGGCAAACGCTTGAGAAATATGAGCTCTCGCTTACGACACACGGCATCGCCCCCTGGCATTCCACACCGCGCGGCGTCATGATCATGGAGCGCTCGCTCCCGCAGCTCTTGCCGATCAAGGTCTGTAATATGGAAGAACTCGCCATAGACTACACCTTTCTTCCGGGCATTGAGGGTATCCATGCAAATCTCACGAACAAGGATATTGCATACGAAAAGACAAAGCCCATCGCCGGCGAGTGGAAGCGCGGTCAGCCGTACACATACAATTTCAACATCGCGAGCGTAAGCGGCGGTGCGTCGGGACTCCTCCTCTACTCGGTGCGCGCCCGCGCACGCGGAACCTC from Spirochaetota bacterium includes:
- a CDS encoding HAD hydrolase-like protein, whose product is MNIIFDLDGTISDSSSGIINSINYALNKMKYKCISFNQGRSYIGPSLKVIFSQILNTNDESLINNAITLYRERYFSIGYKENKLYKDVDKLIIYMHKQKHRLYIATNKQKEIADKILIMFNMKKYFINIYGADLNNTKSNIIKELLFDYKIDKNITIMIGDREEDIISAHNNEIRAILVKWGYATESEIINSKYDYIVNDPDGIYEIIK